Within the Thermococcus sp. CX2 genome, the region GTTTGCGCCTTAATTTTCTTCTTCGTTTCTTTCCACTCATCAACGAGGGTCGCGAACAGACCAAGGGCAACGGGTCCGATTATGATTCCTACGAATCCAAAAGCCAGCAGTCCTCCGAAGATTCCGATGAGCGAGATGAGGGCGTTGACACCCCGCTCCCTAACGGTTATTCTGGGCTTGAGGACGATATCGGGGAGCGGCGAGATAAACACCACACCGTAGAGCGCAAATAACAGTCCGGAAATAATCTGACCTCCGTTGATAAGGTAGATCATCCCTGCGAGCCAAACCACCCAGCCGCCGAAGACCGGGAGGAGCTCAAAGATTATGGTGAAAATTCCAGCGGCTATGGCACCGCCCATATCGGCCATTCCAAAGAGCAAAAAGCCCGCCGCGGTGAAGATTCCCTTGAGGACGCTGAGGGAGAGCCAGCCACGCAGGAGAGTGTGGAGGGTTTCTCCAGCCTTGTCAAGGAGTTTTATTGCCAGTTCCTTGTTCTCCGGCGGGAGGAGTGAGTAGACCTCACGCCTGATGGTTCTGGCATTGACAAGAATGCCGTAGAATGCAAAGACCGTCACTATCGCCTGGAGCGAGAGTTTA harbors:
- a CDS encoding AI-2E family transporter gives rise to the protein MELEAAIWIAISIIILYLVWETVSPILSPLIIAVTLAYILYPFHERLSKKMGNKLSAFTITAILTVIMFLFIIGFVLWMNDVKRSLAYYLDGFFTWLLTFNLPPSLYELLQKLAEDIPKRFEEYILGYTYSLPKLSLQAIVTVFAFYGILVNARTIRREVYSLLPPENKELAIKLLDKAGETLHTLLRGWLSLSVLKGIFTAAGFLLFGMADMGGAIAAGIFTIIFELLPVFGGWVVWLAGMIYLINGGQIISGLLFALYGVVFISPLPDIVLKPRITVRERGVNALISLIGIFGGLLAFGFVGIIIGPVALGLFATLVDEWKETKKKIKAQTAL